From one Papio anubis isolate 15944 chromosome 12, Panubis1.0, whole genome shotgun sequence genomic stretch:
- the DRD4 gene encoding D(4) dopamine receptor, with protein sequence MALASMPARFRAWSGCPSILVGFSGCGPRAAPGDAGPAHGHHLASFPSLWAAAFVRLPVSPCAKFQDEQILGARWSAAGAPLSRDGAGAGPESGRGVPKGRDSPACGPALSAVLSARPGAWGRRAMGNRSTADPDVLLAGRGPGAGAAAGLAGPGAAALVGGVLLIGAVLAGNSLVCVSVATERALQTPTNSFIVSLAAADLLLALLVLPLFVYSEVQGGAWLLSPRLCDALMAMDVMLCTASIFNLCAISVDRFVAVAVPLRYNRQGGSHRQLLLIGATWLLSAAVAAPVLCGLNDVRGRDPAVCRLEDRDYVVYSSVCSFFLPCPLMLLLYWATFRGLRRWEVARRAKLHGRAPRRPSGPGPPSLVPRLPQDPCGPDCAPPAPGPPQGPCGPDRAPPAPGLPQGLRGPNCAPPVPGLPPDSCDSNCAPPDAVRAAALPPQTPPQTRRRRRAKITGRERKAMRVLPVVVGAFLLCWTPFFVVHITQALCPACSVPPRLVSAVTWLGYVNSALNPVIYTVFNAEFRNVFRKALRACC encoded by the exons ATGGCTCTGGCGTCGATGCCCGCGCGCTTCAGGGCTTGGTCTGGCTGCCCCTCCATCCTTGTTGGTTTCTCGGGGTGCGGACCCCGCGCCGCACCGGGCGATGCTGGGCCTGCCCATGGCCACCACCTCGCTTCATTCCCGTCTCTTTGGGCCGCCGCATTCGTCCGCCTGCCCGTCTCTCCCTGCGCAAAATTCCAAGATGAGCAAATACTGGGCGCACGGTGGAGCGCCGCGGGGGCCCCCCTGAGCCGGGACGGGGCGGGGGCGGGACCAGAGTCTGGCCGGGGCGTGCCCAAGGGGAGGGACTCCCCGGCTTGCGGCCCGGCGCTGTCCGCGGTGCTCAGCGCCCGCCCGGGCGCCTGGGGCCGGCGCGCCATGGGGAACCGCAGCACCGCGGACCCGGACGTGCTGCTGGCTGGAcgcgggccgggcgcgggggcggCTGCGGGGCTggcagggccgggcgcggcggcgcTGGTTGGGGGCGTGCTGCTCATCGGCGCGGTGCTCGCGGGGAACTCGCTCGTGTGCGTGAGCGTGGCCACCGAGCGCGCCTTGCAGACGCCCACCAACTCCTTCATCGTGAGCCTGGCGGCCGCCGACCTCCTGCTCGCTCTCCTGGTGCTGCCGCTCTTCGTCTACTCCGAG GTCCAGGGTGGCGCGTGGCTGCTGAGCCCCCGCCTGTGCGACGCCCTCATGGCCATGGACGTCATGCTGTGCACCGCCTCTATCTTCAACCTGTGCGCCATCAGCGTGGACAG GTTCGTGGCTGTGGCCGTGCCGCTGCGCTACAACCGCCAGGGCGGGAGCCACCGGCAGCTGCTGCTCATCGGCGCCACGTGGCTGCTGTCCGCAGCGGTGGCGGCGCCCGTGCTGTGCGGCCTCAACGACGTGCGCGGCCGTGACCCCGCCGTGTGCCGCCTGGAGGACCGCGACTACGTGGTCTACTCGTCCGTGTGCTCCTTCTTCCTACCCTGTCCGCTCATGCTGCTGCTCTACTGGGCCACGTTCCGCGGCCTGCGGCGCTGGGAGGTGGCCCGTCGCGCCAAGCTGCACGGCCGCGCGCCCCGCCGACCCAGCGGCCCCGGCCCTCCTTCCCTTGTGCCCCGCCTTCCCCAGGACCCCTGCGGCCCTGACTGTGCGCcccccgcgcccggccctcccCAGGGTCCCTGCGGCCCCGACCGTGCGCCCCCAGCGCCCGGCCTTCCCCAGGGTCTCCGCGGCCCCAACTGTGCGCCGCCCGTGCCCGGCCTCCCCCCGGACTCCTGCGACTCCAACTGTGCGCCCCCAGACGCCGTCCGAGCCGCTGCGCTCCCACCCCAGACCCCACCGCAGACCCGCAGGAGGCGGCGTGCCAAGATCACCGGCCGGGAGCGCAAGGCCATGAGGGTCCTGCCTGTGGTAGTCG GGGCCTTCCTGCTGTGCTGGACGCCCTTCTTCGTGGTGCACATCACACAGGCGCTGTGTCCTGCCTGCTCCGTGCCCCCGCGGCTGGTTAGCGCGGTCACCTGGCTGGGCTACGTCAACAGCGCCCTCAACCCCGTCATCTACACTGTCTTCAACGCCGAGTTCCGCAATGTCTTCCGCAAGGCCCTGCGTGCCTGCTGCTGA
- the SCT gene encoding secretin codes for MAPRPLLLLLLLLGGSAARPAPPRARRHSDGTFTSELSRLREGARLQRLLQGLVGKRSEQDAENSTAWSRLGAGLLCPSGSDTPTLQAWMPLGGAWSPWLPPGPRPGVMVSEPAGAAAEGTLRPR; via the exons ATGGCCCCCCGgcccctcctgctgctgctgctgctcctcggGGGCTCCGCCGCGCGCCCCGCGCCCCCCAG GGCCCGGCGACACTCGGACGGGACGTTCACCAGCGAGCTCAGCCGCCTGCGGGAGGGCGCGCGGCTCCAGCGGCTGCTGCAGGGCCTGGTGGGGAAGCGCAG CGAGCAGGACGCAGAGAACAGCACGGCCTGGTCCAGGCTCGGCGCGGGTCTGCTCTGCCCGTCCGGGTCCGACACGCCCACCCTGCAGGCCTG GATGCCCCTGGGCGGGGCCTGGTCTCCCTGGCTGCCCCCTGGGCCCAGGCCTGGGGTTATGGTTTCAGAACCTGCCGGTGCTGCTGCAGAAGGAACCCTGCGACCGAGATGA